The genomic DNA GGTCGCGTTTTCGTCCAACGGTGACACATCCAAGCAGGCGACTTCGTACTTGAGCGTGGTTTGCGCTTTGTATTCCAGCTTTCCGTTCTCGATCTCGATGTAGTACACGTCCTGGGCCGAGGCGCACACGATCTGCGTGGTGTTGGCAGCCACCACACCAATACGCTTGCTGTCCGGCGGTTTCCACTCACTCGTCAGGGCCTTATTATCGCACGAAATGAGACGGGCGGAGGATGGTGTTACCTGTAGTATCTGCCCGTGCGAAACGTTCGCACAGTAGAACGTTTGCTGGTCGCCCAGAATGCCGGCGATTTCCGTCTCCTCCACCTCATCGCCGGACAGCATCAGCACCCGGGTGTGGCCAACGAACGACAGGATCAGCGTATTGTCGTACGGCGAATCGTCGATGCCAACGCGCAGCGCCCACATGCCCTTTATGCCGGGCAGATCAATGCAAGCGTGCTCCTGAATGCCGATCCCGTTGCGTATGATGCGCAGCGAACCTTCCTTGAAACTGCCGGAACAGGTAATCATCTGGCCCTGTCCCTGACGCTCCAGATCCACCACACACATGTCCACGATCGGCGCTAGGTTGGTGAACGTTTCCATCAGCATTACGTACGCGCCGTTTTCGCCCGCCGTCGTATTCAACTTCACGAGCTGCGAATCGCCGTGCCGCGATCCGATAAACAGCACACCGTTGTCCAGATAGGTAATACACTCCGGTATCGTTATTTCACCCAACAGCTCCACCTTAATGTCGCGCACCGTCGTCTGCCCTTTCGCGTTCTCTTCCGTCTCCAGGAACATCATGAACAGATTGCCGGCCATGTTGCCCAGCAAATAGCGCAACCCTTTGCTGTCGATCCGTGCGTAGCAGTTAATCGTGCTCTGCTTGATGATGGCCGGTGCAACCGCCACATAGCTGTCCCCATCGTGATACACGATCGATTCCTGCCCGATCACGATAGCACCACCGAGTGGCATCGGTACCGCGATTAGCATCGTTGCCTCGGTTTCAACGTTATCCTGCTTCCACGCAATCTTCGTAAATTCCTTATCCTTCAGGCTGATTTCATGCGTTTTTATGTGCCGCCCGTTAATGTCCTGGTGGATCACGATCAGCGTCGGGTGCGTCGTACCgtacagaaactccacatccTGCACGTGCATCTCCTCCATCCGCAGGCTGGTCGCTTTCAGCTCGTTCGTATCCTTGTCCAGGGGAATGATCTTGAACAGTCCTTCGTACAGTCGCATTCCGATCACGCGCGCCTTCGGATCGATCACCGCCAAAATGCCCGTTTCGGCCGGTTTACCAACGCGATCGGCCACGTTACCGTGCGCTTTCGTGATGATTTCAATATCATCACCCTGCACCGCACACTGCAAAATCATCGCATTGTACCGGCTGGTGAGGATGAATATTAAATCCTTCGTTTCTTCctgcgagagagcgaaacaATAATTCGATCAATGTGCAATCATTCGTCTTCTttaagctctctctctctctcttgctggTGCCACTTACCGCCGGCCGAAACAGCTTCATTACTGCAATTTTCCCATTGATTCCTATTTCTTTGATTGGCCGCAACCCTTCCGGTGTAACGAGGTAAATTTCTAGCCGGGAACATTTCGCCACAATCAGATTCAGATCGTTCGGTGAGGTGAAGTTTCCTGCGAAAGGTTTCCCGAGCCAATTAGTGCCAAAATAAAGACGGATAAAACATAACCTTAACATAAGGCGTATTGATAAACAACAGTAGGCTGGTTGGTATAGCAGTCATCGTTTACGCGCTGGTATTTTAATTGCGGAAGCGGGTGTGTTCGGTTGTGGAAGCAGGAACTGCTTATCATTCAGTGCGGGCTCAAAAACTTTTccagtttttgcttttttttcgctaacAAAATGATTTCTTCCTAGCCGCCGCGTTGCCTGTCTCTACCCGACTGGCACGCCCGCTTCCTCTTCGTACACCTACCGGTAACGCAAGCGGTAACCGCGGTTGGTTTCTGGGCAGTCACAATATAATTGTGCGCCATCCTTACAGCTGCTCCGACTTTTTCGCTGTTCGCTACACTCCGGGCTGGCGCGGGTATGGTTTACAGTCGAACCCAATTTGCACTAATTACAATtccaaatttttgttttgcgaagCGCACGGAACGCGCATTTGACGACCGACAAGCACAAATATTGGATATGACATGTGCATTCAGTGGAATTTGACAGCCAGATCGACCAACGGCCACCAAGGTATATATATATGCAGGACTGAGGGAAAACGTAAGTACGCGGTACATCGGATTCCGACGGTGATTTTCGTAGTTGGACTTGAAAAAATTTATTTAGTAGATTTTACACGCTTTCAGTAGAACTTCGGCCAAAAATATCAAATTGATATCAAGATTGAGTGcgatttttgtgtttggttgATGAAATTGAGAAACCTTGGTTAGACGAGTCGACATTGGGCTGTTTacgtttgtgtttttatgtgtgtgccgAGTGTAGTTTtcaaacaaattcaaaattaaCAGTTTGTAGAGGgctttttaaaagcaaaaacttAGTCATTCTTATTCTGACGGTTCTAATTGTACAAATTATTGGTGATTAAGTTTAAGGGGGAATGATATTCCCCACGCTCGGAAAATCACTTATAATTCGCAcgtgtttatttaaaaaccGCACCATTTGTTAATATGTTTCATTGTAGTAAACTTCATCTAAATCTGAATTTATGTTTCTAAAAGCTATTCGTTTTAAAGGCTTACACGATTTCCATGTAGTCTGTGTTGCAAACGATTTGGGGGGAGCTGTTTCCTGGTAGCAGGAACATTTATTCCTTAATTCATTGCCAACCAGTCGTATACTTCGTCGATCCCTTCCTTCGTAATTGCACTGAACTGCACGATCGTGATGTTCTGGggaatttgtttttgaaacttttccaTCTGCAGCATGAGCAGCGCCTCGTTACGCATCTGCCGATAGGCCAGATCCATTTTGGAAAGAACGAGCAAAAATTTCGTCTTTTGCAACCGTGGCTCTGCTAGCATGGAATACAGAAGCACACCTGAAATAGTCGAAAGAGGAGCAACACATCAATCAGATGAAAACGTTCCAACAGCACAGAGAGTCTGTCTACCAGCCGCTGATATTTGACACAGATTAGAGGTATCCACCACGTAGATGAGCTTCTCGACCGGGCTAACCAGATAGTCGCGCCAAATGGGGGCCAGACAACCGCCAACCTCGCGCACCTGCACCAGTTCCTTCCGCTTGCCCGGTGGCGGAATCTTTTGATTTACATCCTTTTCGTCAATAACGATAGGTGGTATTTTGATCGTGTACAGGTTTGTTCCCACGCTCGGTACGGAATGGGAGGTAAAGTTGACGGAATCGGGCTTCTGCAGGCAGGTGAGGAGAAGCGTTTTTCCCGCACTCATTGGACCAAGGCACAGGTAAgacattttgtttgcttaaaaaCTCATACGTATTTATTTCGCGAATAAGTTGTTCAACGTGCACTCTCACCGacttttcatttgatttgtCGATATTCATGTGTTGTCATGGCGATGACAGGCAGCCGTTTCTGAAGGGGTCGACCCTGTTGACAGTTGTGCAATGTTTACGTAAATGTGGTTTTCCACCCGGTATCGTCCAAGAAAAGGGATTTCGCGTACAAACTGCGCCGATAAACGATGAATTCCGGCATCCTTACCCGTCTACACCAAGGACTAGTTCCGTTATTGAGTAATGGCTCGTTCAAAAAAGCACGTAAAACAAGAAGGAGAAATTAATAATGGTTTTTCATATAACTTTCAGCATCGATCAGAAATGCTTCCAAGAAGACGGGCGGTAGCTCAAGGAATCCTCCGAAACATCCGCGCCCAAAGCATCGCGGCTGGAAGGTGCAGGACGGACATCACGTATCCGCTGGATCTATATTAGTAACGCAACGCACAACCCGATTTCATCCTGGACTAAACGTTAGTGAACCAATGCAATCAGTAGCGCTCCCGAAAGCTAACACGAGCTAACCATGTTTCGGTTTCCCCTCCCGACAGGTCGGTTTCGGAAAGAACGGCACGCTGTTTGCTATGGAGCATGGAAAGGTGTACGTGACCTGTGAAAAGATTGATCCGAACTGGGACCACACATGGATACAGCGTTGTTACGCTGGCCGCGAAGGGCAGACGATCTATAAAAAGTTCTTCAACGTAGTACCCGAACCACAGCATCAACGGTTTAAGCTAATCGACGAAGTGTAGTTAGTGGGATACGTGTAACGCGAATAATCAGTTGAAAATACAGTCTCCGGAATCAGTACGGTTTCGGGGGTAAATTCACGGCCACACCATGTGTACACGACGGTTCGGTTGAAGCATTTGCATTGCATTCATAATATATTTGGTTCGTTTATCTGTGTTTGTTAACCGAAGCAAAAACGATACCTGCCGCCAGTAGTCGGTTCAAGTAGTGTAAGTAGCGAGTTTTACATTTCTTACGCGCATTGTTAAAGAGATGAACGGTTCACGGTTGAACCTAATCTTCCTCTGGTCTCGCGTAATCGCGGTTTCAATCGTTTCGTTTAATTTAGTAACGCTGGTAATGCTTCTTTACGTATTCGCACACTCCCGATCCTTCTTAAACGTTGCTTAAATGCGCATGTTGCAACAATAAAACAGCAATAACGTTTTGGACGAAGCAGCACTGCCAGCGCGCTTCGATAGCTTTTTCGGGCAACATTCGGTCCCTGAAGTGCTGAGTTGGTCCGATGGTTGTAATCGAACTTCGAATCGAATCGGAGAGGTTTATTGCTGGGC from Anopheles stephensi strain Indian chromosome 2, UCI_ANSTEP_V1.0, whole genome shotgun sequence includes the following:
- the LOC118508305 gene encoding ADP-ribosylation factor-like protein 16; translated protein: MSYLCLGPMSAGKTLLLTCLQKPDSVNFTSHSVPSVGTNLYTIKIPPIVIDEKDVNQKIPPPGKRKELVQVREVGGCLAPIWRDYLVSPVEKLIYVVDTSNLCQISAAGVLLYSMLAEPRLQKTKFLLVLSKMDLAYRQMRNEALLMLQMEKFQKQIPQNITIVQFSAITKEGIDEVYDWLAMN
- the LOC118508306 gene encoding 39S ribosomal protein L27, mitochondrial, translating into MNSGILTRLHQGLVPLLTSIRNASKKTGGSSRNPPKHPRPKHRGWKVQDGHHVSAGSILVTQRTTRFHPGLNVGFGKNGTLFAMEHGKVYVTCEKIDPNWDHTWIQRCYAGREGQTIYKKFFNVVPEPQHQRFKLIDEV